Part of the Ziziphus jujuba cultivar Dongzao chromosome 8, ASM3175591v1 genome is shown below.
GCCACCGACATGCTTGGAGGTGGCCTCTCTTTGTAATTCCTCCTTATTTGGAGGCTTTTTGTGCCTTTGACAATGAAtttctatttaccaaaaaaaagaataggcccTTGATGTCCAATCCTGTTAAAAATTGGATGCTGAAACtcgtttatttaatttttttccccataaaTCTTTGTTTTTGCAAACATTTCAAGCAATTAATTAGTCCATCCTAGCTTGGGTATTtgtcacacatatatattataaaccacagaaaaaagaaagaaacaacttGGATTTTTCTTGTgaaaaaagaggaaattaattaaacttggGGAAAGTATGTCCTCACAGGAAGATGGATAAGAAATGACCTTTCTTGTCCCATTTGGTTAGGCCATAGATGCGTCCATGGGTTGCCCTTTCACGATGCACTGTATCTGGTAAACAGCCTAAGCTATAAAGGTTGCTTGTTTATACATTAAAAATCTGTTTACTaacaataaatttgataactttTATCTTGTAGATACCCAAAATATGTATTGCCCGAAAATGCATATTCTGCGATAGTAAATGCtcttaaaatgatattaaaaagtCCAACCAAACGctcatttaattttgttaattgctAGAAATTGACTAAAAAGTTCTATAACTTTCCAGaaggttttctttttctgttttcaaaCTTTGCTGAAGGTTTttgagggggggaaaaaaaagtaaaaaaaaaatttgccgaAGGATATGTATCAAGAATACCTAAAACCGTGGGGACATTAATTACCATGCACTTAAACGACTCAAATACTTATTTTAGCTTTTTCAATGTCGAGTTTGTtgactatatttttttttgatatttactatatttactttttattagtcaaaaaaaaaaaaatcaaaagccaTAATGTTTATGTAACGCATAGCATAATTTCTGCATGGTTATTGATCAATTTCTAAAAGTTGCTGGAGACGGACCAACCACACACGACCAAACCCCCAAAAATGAAACTAAACATTTGTCTAACGATTCACGCAGAAACAGCCCAAAGTGGGGACATTTCTACACTCACTCCCACTTTTGGCTCCCTTCGTTTCCTCATTTCCACCTCATACTGTTCACACCGCCAAAACCTTGACTCTCTGTAATTTCCTTCCTTTCTCTACTATTCTTATCATTCCCgactaaaaaaatacatttaattaatctaaaaacaaaaaaagaccaaaaaggCCAAAAGCAaaaccatacatacatacatacatacatacatacagacAGACAGTCACAGACATGCTCACAAGATTCAACAAAACCGAAACGTTTCCTCTTGATAGTTGATACTGCTAGTCAccgcttctctctctctctctctctctctcgccaACCCTTAAACCTCTCCTTTTCCTCCGATCCCTTAACCTTTTTCCAAATCCATCTGGCAAAACCCTGCGATCTGTTTTCCACTCATCTTttgctaacttttttttttttttttctgtccgTATATaccttctttttctctctggTTTTAGTATATTCTTATACTCTTATCCCATAAAACAGAGTAAAGAATTGCCAAATCTTGAACCAAAACCCGATTGAGGAAATTGGGATCCGATGATCCAACTGGTGGGATACGCAACAGTGACCCGGTTGATGAAAATCATTGAAATGTGATTTTCCGACAAGGCAGTCACATTTTGTCAGACAAAGTAGAAAGAAAGgcaattgtcttttttttttggtgaataagaaAGCAATTGTCTTGGTTTTTGTCTTTGAAGAAATGAGAGAGACGAACGGCGTGCAGGGATACAAGGGGTACTTGAGATACGGGTCAGGGCTATCTTGTAATTTCACAGACAATATGTGGAAGCAAATTATGAAGTACACTGCCAAGTCCTCTGCTATCTTCTTGTTCTTATTCATCCTCCTGGTCGGCGCGTTTGTCTCCACGCGCTTACTCGGCACCACCACTGTAAGTTTTTAGTTGTttaattgttattgtttttatgtgCATTTAAATGTTTTTCCTCTATTTCTGGGTTATTATAATAAGTTGAGAgttaaaaatggaaaactaCTTAGGAGCCAGAAAAGCAGGTTTAAAAACATAATGAAATCCGACGTCGTTGCGTTAAGAAGAAGATTCCTGTCTTAACGTACGCCATGGGCGTCGGCAAACCTCTTTACTTTTTCCTGAGGAAGAGGAAGTCCTGTATGGACACGTGTTGTGCGGCGCTATTCATGCAATCATGCACGTGGGACCCGCCTTTTAGGCCCGCAAttccttctttaatttttttggggaattataataatttttaatttaaaaaggggTAGACTTTATTTATGATGTATATAGTGTGGAAAATTAACTTACAGCTGGACAGCCTGGACTAACCTTACAtctgaaattacattttttcttttgctgattattttaccattttagataaaatatgtTTTACTCGAGGCTACCGCTTATTCATTGAgttttgtcttcttcttcttcttccttaaaaatgatttataaaaataaaatcatcttACACCATTTAGAAATTTTAGGGCTTTTAGataaaatatctaaaacatTATCAAAGTAAACCTTTTATTACCTGAAACTACCTCTTACTCATTGAATTTAGTAAGGACAAAGATAAGAACATTATAAAATCATTTAGATAATTTAGggattttagataaaatatctaaaacatTATCAATGTAAGCATCTTATTTCCCGAGAGACCACCTCTTATTCATTGaaatttatcttcttcttttttaattttttttttcagggacAAAAATGAAAGCATAGTAAATCATTTAGATATTTTAGACATTTTAGggattttagataaaatatctGTATCGTTATCAAAGAAAACCGCTTGTTACCCGAGACTCCACCTTTTAatcatttagataaaatatctaAAAGGGTACATTTAGATTaagtatgtttttattttttatttctttatgtataatgatttataaaaattaaaatatatatttgatataaaaataaaaattagtttcgatatttaaaaaagaaaaaaagaaaaaaaattgtgcatGTGGTGTGTGCATATTTTGTGATGTCATGAAAATGaaacagcttcaaaattttgttCCTTTAGATAATCTCTGGAAAAATGAAtgcattaatttaatattttttgaatgaaCGTTTTATGTTATACAGGGCAGTATTTTTTGAATGCAcggatttattttaaatggtaaaatatttattttatttatatggaaaaatgaatGCATTAATTTACAGTACTTTTTGAATGAACGATTTAAATTATTGACATTTTTCACATGGAGTGTCAAATCTTGAAACTTCCCGAACAGAGAGGAATTTCTTTATGCtgtgtgacttttttttttattttttatttttaagtagcATGATAAAATTTCTGACTAAAAAGTATAAATTACTTTACCAAAAAAGAGTATTGATTGCGATTAGGCATCGATACGTCGTTTTTGACTTTGCCTCTAAGATTGTGCTCTGTGTCTCAGTCTCTAGGTGGTCCAGCTTCCGGACCAGTTTTAACTACCAAAACACCCCAAGTGTCCACCTCTGAAATCCCTAAAAAGCCTCGTAAGAATATCGAAATTCCACTCAACTGTACTGCATACAACCTCACTCGAACCTGCCCTTCAAGTTACCCAACCACTGTTCTCCCGGATGAAGATCCCAACCGTCCAGCACCCCCAACTTGTCCTGACTACTTCAGATGGATCCACGAAGATCTGAGGCCTTGGACCCACACTGGCATAACAAGGGAGATGTTAGAGAGCGCCAAACGGACGGCTAACTTTAAATTGGTGATCGTAAATGGTAAAGCTTACGTGGAGAAATATCATAGGGCCTTTCAAACCAGAGACGTTTTTACCCTGTGGGGGATTCTACAGTTGCTACGGAGATACCCAGGGAAAGTGCCTGATCTGGAGCTGATGTTTGATTGCGTTGATTGGCCCGTGGTTCTATCAAGGGATTATAGTGGGCCCAATGCCACGGCTCCACCACCATTGTTTCGGTACTGTGGGGATGATAAGACGCTCGATATTGTCTTCCCTGATTGGTCATTTTGGGGCTGGTAAGGCCTAAAACCTTTCCATATCCTCCAAGTAAAGTAACATTATTAGTCTTCTGATACGTTTTGTCAAAGCTTATGATGTGAAAAATTTTcgtacaaattatatatatatatatatatatatatatttatttatttatttttataacaaaataatataagattGCGGATTTtatatctttgtatttttttaattaggaaaTATCTTTTGGACCACAATTAAATCTTTTTGACATTTTGAATGGTACAAGTTTggaagcatgaatgaagaaacaCATGGAAGacaattaaagaaataataaccaataattttgtaaaaaaagttcaaaattccTAAGCAAGTTAATGGTAGACGTTGATTTTCTCCTTTTCTAGGCCTGAGATCAGCATAAAGCCTTGGGAGGAATTACTGAAGGACTTGGAAGAAGGAAATAGGAGGAGAAAATGGGTGGATAGAGAACCTTACGCTTATTGGAAAGGAAATCCAGCCGTTGCTGCAACCAGGAAAGACCTTCTCAAATGTAATGTCTCAGACCAACAGGACTGGAATGCTCGTGTCTATGCGCAGGTACTATTCCTagttctattttaattttttaatgaaccACAACTTGCAATTGGACTTCAAAAAAGTTGTAACCAAAAGTTGCTGATTGGTTTGGCACCAACTTTGAGCCATTGCTTTCATTACTTCTAGTTGATGGTGGAATAATCAATAATGTTCCTGTTGAGTAAACAAAAACCATCCTGATACTTTTCCCTGTTATCcagctttattttttattttttttatttcttttttaacagaaaaaagGTATATAAAGCTGAAAAACAGGAAAAGAATATATAGTCCTTTTTCGAAAAAGCATCAGGAAAGCTGTGCAAaatatttatacttttaaaattagtgaatcttttcaattattttagttttcataatttttttttagttatatataaaacatagtACTTTTTAttacgaaaaaagaaaaaaaagaaaaaaaacattgtaCATTCTTGTTACACCTTTCTAAAAGACtaaaacaactaaaaattaaattagtaaaATTGTACATTCTTGTTACACCTTTCTAAAAGACtaaaacaactaaaaattaaattagtaaaACATATAATATTGAATGAAATTTCAGGATTGGTTACGAGAATCTAAGGAAGGGTACAAACGATCAGATTTGGCAAACCAATGCATTCATAGGTAATTTAAAATCATCCTAACTTTCAATGCTTTTCCTTTAGAACTTTTTTCTAATCTCGATTGCCATTTATCTTAATCGGTAATTTTAATCTGCTTTATTAACTAATTGTTTTACACTTCCGATTGATGAAGGTATAAGATCTACATTGAAGGGTCAGCTTGGTCTGTCAGTGAAAAGTACATCCTAGCCTGTGATTCTGTAACGCTTGTAGTAAAGCCCCACTACTATGATTTCTTCACTCGAAGTTTGATGCCAGTTCAGCACTATTGGCCCATAAAAGAGGATGATAAATGCAGATCCATTAAGTTTGCTGTTGACTGGGGCAATTCACACAAGCAAAaggtaaataatttatcaattaggCTATTACTATAATccaagtaattatttttattataaacctTTTTTCTTAGTGTTCCaatattattcacatatatttttttcttttcaggcACAAGCCATGGGAAAAGCTGCGAGCCAGTTCATCCAAGAGGAACTTAAGATGGAGAATGTGTATGATTATATGTTTCATGTTTTAAATGAATATGCTAAGCTCTTGCAGTTCAAGCCTACTGTCCCTCGAAAAGCTATAGGGCTCTGTTCCGAGGCAATGGCTTGCTTTGCGCAAGGACTAACCAAAAAGTTTATGATGGAATCTATGGTAAAGGGTCCTGCAGAAAGTGGTCCTTGCACCATTCCTCCTCCTTATGCTCCTTCATCTCTTAATGCCTTCCTCCGAAAACAAACGAATTCTATTAAACAAGTCGAAATGTGGGAGAAGAATTACTGGGACAACTTAAATAAACAATCTTaagagtttattttattttatttttttatttcttatttttgtatACGCATAGAGGTATTTAGTCTTGATTAGTAATTTGCTTTTCAatgtatatttcattttttttttatattttcaaaaaagaaatatttatccACTAAATAAATCTATCTTATAATTTAGCGTGTGTACAACAATTAAGGATTTCTTTTTccatattattgatatctcaGTTTTTGCACCTAATAAAGCTCTGTTTTTAACTCCCAACTATGTATACATTGCTCGATTAACCAGGCCACGGTATAACAGCTGGGCAAATTTGTTATTTCATTTGGTTATTCTACCAATCTTGTCAAATGCCATGGAGCAAAGGCCACTGATACCATTACTGCTTTCCTCTACGGTCCCTAAATTAGACATATGATATAATCTATGGTCTAGCAGAGTAGAAGATATATAATACAATCTTGGCGGCTACTTTTCTTATTGACGatcaattatatttatacagatccaagaatatttttaaggtaataaatgataaaagatTACAACATATAAAATCAGATATTTGAGATATTTTAAGATTCATTCCTTATGAAACCTGTTTGCTCTCCAATGTTGTTTGTCGTCCACGAGTGTTTACATTGTATTTTTTGGGTACAATCCCATTTCTTGGTGCTCTCGGGAGCAATGGTCACAGGA
Proteins encoded:
- the LOC107414489 gene encoding uncharacterized protein LOC107414489 gives rise to the protein MRETNGVQGYKGYLRYGSGLSCNFTDNMWKQIMKYTAKSSAIFLFLFILLVGAFVSTRLLGTTTSLGGPASGPVLTTKTPQVSTSEIPKKPRKNIEIPLNCTAYNLTRTCPSSYPTTVLPDEDPNRPAPPTCPDYFRWIHEDLRPWTHTGITREMLESAKRTANFKLVIVNGKAYVEKYHRAFQTRDVFTLWGILQLLRRYPGKVPDLELMFDCVDWPVVLSRDYSGPNATAPPPLFRYCGDDKTLDIVFPDWSFWGWPEISIKPWEELLKDLEEGNRRRKWVDREPYAYWKGNPAVAATRKDLLKCNVSDQQDWNARVYAQDWLRESKEGYKRSDLANQCIHRYKIYIEGSAWSVSEKYILACDSVTLVVKPHYYDFFTRSLMPVQHYWPIKEDDKCRSIKFAVDWGNSHKQKAQAMGKAASQFIQEELKMENVYDYMFHVLNEYAKLLQFKPTVPRKAIGLCSEAMACFAQGLTKKFMMESMVKGPAESGPCTIPPPYAPSSLNAFLRKQTNSIKQVEMWEKNYWDNLNKQS